A window of Thunnus thynnus chromosome 17, fThuThy2.1, whole genome shotgun sequence contains these coding sequences:
- the prl gene encoding prolactin has translation MAHRGTNGSKLFMTVLYTVAACSAIPISDLLDRASQHSDKLHSLSTILTQELDSHFPPIGRVIMPRPAMCHTSSLETPNDKEQALQVSESNLLSLARSLLQAWADPLVVLSASANSLPHPAQNSISNKIQELQEHSKNLGDGLNILSGKMEPMAQTISSLPYRGNNIGQDKISKLINFNFLLSCFRRDSHKIDSFLKVLRCRAAKMQPQLC, from the exons atggctCACAGAGGAACCAATGGCAGCAAACTCTTCATGACAG TGTTGTATACGGTGGCAGCATGCAGTGCCATCCCCATCAGCGACCTGCTGGATCGAGCCTCTCAGcactctgacaaactgcacTCCCTCAGCACAATACTCACCCAAGAGCTG GACTCTCATTTCCCTCCTATAGGCCGGGTGATCATGCCCCGCCCTGCAATGTGCCACACCTCCTCCCTAGAGACACCCAATGACAAGGAGCAAGCTCTTCAAGTGTCA GAGTCAAACCTGCTGTCATTGGCTCGTTCCCTGCTCCAAGCCTGGGCAGACCCACTGGTAGTCCTATCGGCCTCTGCTAACAGCCTGCCTCACCCAGCCCAGAACAGCATATCCAACAAGAtccaggagctgcaggagcACTCCAAGAATCTGGGAGATGGTCTGAACATACTATCTGGCAAG ATGGAACCAATGGCTCAGACCATCTCATCACTGCCCTACAGAGGCAACAACATCGGCCAGGACAAGATATCCAAATTGATCAACTTCAATTTCCTTTTGTCCTGCTTCCGCCGGGACTCTCACAAGATCGATAGCTTTCTGAAGGTCCTACGCTGCCGGGCAGCAAAGATGCAACCCCAGCTGTGCTAA
- the LOC137168466 gene encoding dual specificity protein phosphatase 3-like: protein MKNKHNQQVKIVAPNRLDMSSFDVSLQQLNDLLTDESGFYSWPTKHFHEVYPRIYVGNAFVATNVMRLKRLGITHILNAAEGNSFMHVNTNAEFYAGTGIIYHGVPASDTDHYDISVFFEEAADFIEKALAYKNGKGKVYVHCREGYSRSPSLVIAYLMLRQNLDVHTALAMVRQKREIGPNDGFLRQLCRLNQRLAAEGRFWNK, encoded by the exons ATGAAGAATAAACACAACCAACAGGTCAAGATAGTGGCTCCGAACCGACTCGACATGTCGAGCTTCGACGTTTCTCTCCAGCAGCTCAATGATCTGTTGACGGACGAGAGCGGCTTCTACAGCTGGCCGACCAAACACTTCCATGAGGTTTACCCGCGGATCTACGTCGGCAATGC ATTTGTGGCAACAAATGTGATGCGTCTGAAGCGTCTGGGCATCACTCACATCCTGAACGCCGCAGAGGGGAACTCCTTCATGCACGTCAACACCAACGCTGAGTTCTACGCTGGCACAGGCATCATCTACCACGGCGTGCCAGCCAGCGATACCGACCACTATGACATCAGCGTTTTCTTTGAAGAGGCAGCAGACTTCATCGAGAAAGCGCTGGCgtacaaaaatggaaaag GTAAAGTGTACGTTCATTGCAGGGAAGGCTACAGCCGCTCGCCTTCATTAGTCATCGCCTACCTGATGCTTCGCCAGAACTTGGACGTCCACACCGCTCTGGCCATGGTGCGGCAGAAACGAGAGATCGGACCCAACGACGGCTTCCTCCGGCAGCTCTGCCGGCTAAACCAGAGGCTGGCTGCTGAGGGGAGGTTCTGGAACAAATGA